The genomic region GATCGCAAGCGCATCGCCTATCGCGGCCTGCATCAGGGTCGAGGTGGTCGGCGCCAGATTGTGCGGGCAGGCCTCGCGCGCCTTCGGCAGCTCGATCACGACGTCGGCCGCTTGTCCCAGCGAGGATGCCGCGTTCGACGTCACCGCGATCATCGGGATTGCGAACCTTGCGGAATAGTTCACGAGAGTCTTCATCTCCGGCTGCTCGCCGGACCAGGACAGCGCCATGATGACGTCGTCGGTGGTAATCATGCCGAGGTCGCCATGGGCGGCTTCGGCGGTGTGCACGAAGAAGGCGGGCGTGCCGGTCGAGGCCAACGTTGCCGCGATCTTGCGGCCCATATGGCCCGACTTGCCGAGCCCGGTGACGATGACGCGGCCCTTCGCGTTGCGGATCAGATCGACCGCCTGGGCGAAGCTCGCGCCAAGCGGGCCGCGCAGGGCGGCGGCGAGCGCGTTGATACCGCCGCTCTCCGTTTCCAGCGTGCGGAGTGCGGATTCGACGCTGTCGGGAATGGGGCCGGATGATTGGGTCATCAGCGGTTTCGAACTCGGCATGTTCTGGTCCAGGAGGAGGGGCCTTCGCCCGTTGGCGCCTGCTTAACACGCCGCGGCCTTCGAGGCGACGAGCCCGACCCGACCCTCAACCGGTCGTTAACCATAATTGTTTTAACTCCATTAACGATAGTTCCCGCCGATCGGTGGGGACAATCGCGAAAGTGTTTGATTTCGTTGGAGTTCTTCCATCGTGGGGTCGTCTCCAGGCACGAGCCGGAGCAAACGCGCGCATTTCCTGCGCGCGGCTTTGCCGTGCTTTGCGCTGACGGTCCTCGGAAGCGCCCCCGTGGCCGCCCAGAGCCTCACCCCCGACCTGTTCAGTCCCAACCGCGGTGGCTTCGCCTCGCCCGACACGCTGCCGACGCGCCGCACCGCGGGCGTTCCGCAGGCACCGTCGGATGCGCTGCCGGCGCTGCCCGATCCCAACTCCGACTTTCGCAAGCGCCAGCAGGCGCCGGCGCGCCCATGGCAGAACCCGACGAACCAAAACGCGACCAGCCAGGTCCCGACCTATGGCCTGCCTGCCGCCAACGGTGCGAGCAGCTCCGGCTACGACTCGCTGAACCGCAAGCGGCAGCAGCCGAAGTTCTATCCGGGTCAGCCCAAGCCGAAGCGCCCTGCTGGTCCCGGCTCGCGGGCGCCGACCACTACGCCGCCGCCATCCACGCTCGGTTCGCCGAAGATCGCGCCGCCCCCGTCCGCCTCCGCCAACAAGGCGCCCGTGCCGGCGGCGATGGCGGGCACCGTGCCCGGCCAGCCGCTGCGCCGCCGCCTCAAGGCCGATGACGATGCGTTCGGCGCGGTCGGCGACTATGCCGGCAGTTTCCTGATCAAGGGCGGGCTCGAGCTCTCCACCGGTTACGACACCAATCCGGCGCGTCTGAACAAGCCGGTTGGCTCGCCGGCCTATGTGGTTGCACCCGATCTCCTCGTGGCGTCCGATTGGGAGCGCCACGCGCTGGTCGCGGATCTGCGCGGCTCGTTCTCGGGCTACACCAACAACATGCCGGCGACGATCGACGGCTTTGCCTCGCCTTCGCCGGTCGAGGTCGACCGCCCCGACTTCAACGGCCATGTCGACGGCCGCCTCGACGTCAATCGCGATCTCAAGCTGACCACGCAGCTGCGCCTGCGGCTCGCCACCGACAATCCCGGCAGCCCGAACGTGCAGGCCGGCCTGCAAAAATATCCTGTTTATGCCGCCTATGGCACGACCGTCGGCTTCGACCAGAGCTTCAACCGCTTCCAGGTCGCGGCCGGCGCCACTGTCGATCGCACCGCCTACACCAACTCCAAGCTCACCGACGGCGCCACCTTCAGCAACGACGATCGCGACTTCAACCAGTATGGCGGCGTCGGACGCTTCTCCTACGATCTCAAGCCGGGTCTGAAGCCGTTCGTCGAGATCCAGGGCGACACCCGCGTGCACGACCGGGCCGCCGACCGCAACGGCTACTTCCGCGATTCGGACGGCGGCTACGCCAAGGTCGGCACGTCCTTCGAGTTCTCGCGTATCCTCACCGGCGAGGTCTCGGTCGGCTATTCCGCGCGCAATTACGTCGATCCGCGCCTCAGCCAGCTCGCGGGCTTCCTCACCTCGGGCTCGCTGATCTGGAACGCAAGCGGCCTCACCACCGTGAAATTCGCCACCGACACGCAGATCGCCGAGACCACCGTCCCCGGCTCCTCCGGCGTGCTGGTGCACACCTACGCCGCCGAAGTCGATCACGATTTCCGCCGCTGGCTTACGGCAGTGGGCAAATTCACCTACGGCACCTACGACTACCAGGGCCAGAATCGCAACGACAAGACCTACTCGTTCGAAAGCAATCTGATCTACAAGCTCAACCGCAACATCTGGATCAAGGGCACGCTCCGACACGACATCCTGGATTCGAACCAGCCGGGGTCAAGCTCGCAGGCGACGGTCGTGATGGTCGGGGTGAGGTTGCAGAATTAGAGGGGGCGACGGCCGCCTTTTGAGCGTACGTGGCTTAGTTGACTCCGCTCGGACCACTCACTCAGCTGTCTTCCCCGGCTTGACCGGGGCATCCAGTACGCCGCGGCGTTTCGGCCCAATCACTGCGGTCTCTGGAATACTGGATCGCCCGCTTTCGCGGGCGATGACACTGTGTGAAAATTAGGCGGCAAAGCTTGTCCAGTCGAGCCTACCGCGGCAGATCCGTCTTCCCCATCAGGAACGTATCGATCGACCTGGCGCACAGCCGGCCCTCGCGGATGGCCCAGACCACCAGCGATTGGCCGCGGCGCATGTCGCCGGCGGTGAACACGTTCGGGCGCGAGGTCTGGTAGTCGAGCGTGTTGGCCTTGACGTTGCCGCGAGGGTCAAGCTCGACCGAGAGCATCTTGAGCAGGCCCTCGTGCACGGGATGGACGAAGCCCATCGCGAGCAGGACGAGGTCGGCGTCGAGTTCGAACTCGGTGCCGGCGATCGGCTTGAACTTGTCGTCGACGCGCACGCAGTGCAGCTTCTTGACCTTGCCGTTCTCGCCCGAAAACTTCTGCGTCAGCACCGCGAATTCGCGGATCGCGCCTTCGGCCTGGCTCGAGGACGTTCGCATCTTCAGCGGCCAGTTCGGCCAGGTCAGGCCCTTGTTCTCGTGCTCTGGCGGTGCGGGCATGATCTCGAGCTGGGTCACGGAGAGCGCGCCCTGGCGCAGCGAAGTGCCGATGCAGTCGGATCCGGTGTCGCCGCCGCCGATGACGACGACATGCTTGCCGCCGGCCAAGATCTCCTGGACGCCGCCCAGCGGTTCCTCGGAGACGCGGCGGTTCTGCTGCGGCAGGAAGTCCATGGCGTAGTGGATGCCGGCGAGGTCGCGGCCGGGGATTGGCAGGTCGCGCGGGGCTTCGGCGCCGCCGGTCAGCGCCACGGCATCGTACTCGTTGAGCATCTCGCGCGGGTCGACATTGCCGTCGGCGCCGACATGGCTGTTGTAGTGGAAGGTGACGCCTTCGCCTTCCATCTGCGCGACGCGGCGGTCGATGATGCCCTTCTCCATCTTGAAGTCGGGGATGCCGTAGCGCAGCAGGCCGCCGGCCTTGGCGAACTTCTCGAACAGATGCACGTCGTGACCGGCGCGCGCGAGCTGCTGCGCGCAGGCCATGCCGGCCGGACCCGAGCCGATCACCGCGACCTTCTTGCCGGTCTTGTGGGCGGCGATTTCGGGCTTCAGCCAGCCATTGTCCCAGGCGCGATCGACGATCGCGCATTCGATGGTTTTGATGGTGACGGGGTTGTCGTCGATGTTGAGCGTGCAGGAGGCTTCACACGGCGCCGGGCAGATGCGCCCCGTGAACTCCGGGAAATTGTTGGTCGAGTGCAGATTGCGCGAGGCTTCTTCCCAGTTGCCCTGATAGACGAGGTCGTTCCAGTCCGGGATCTGGTTGTTGACCGGGCAGCCCGGCGTGCCGGGCGAGACCGAGCCGGTGCCGTGGCAATAGGGAATGCCGCAATTCATGCAGCGCGCGGCCTGGTCGCGCGTTTCCTTCTCGGAGAGGGGAACGACGAACTCGTGGAAATGCTTCACGCGCTCGGCGACCGGGGTGTACTTGCGGTCATGCCGTTCGATTTCGAGAAAACCCGTGATCTTGCCCATTAAACCCGAAGTCCCTGCCGCTTAAATTCGTTGTGTTTCTCTCTCGTCGTCATTGCGAGGAGCGTGAGCTTCGAAGCAATCCAGTCCGCATCGGAGGAAAGTCTGGATTGCTTCGCTACGCTCGCAATGACGGGGTGTGATGCTCAGGCCCCGATCGCGATTTTCGGCTCGGCGTCCGCGTTGGCAGCCATTTCGCGCAGAGCGCGCCGGTATTCGACCGGCATCACCTTGCGGAATTTGGGCAGCCAGTCCTTCCAGTTCGCCAGGATGTCGGCGGCACGCCTGGAGCCGGTCGCCTTCGCATGGCGCGTGATCAGGACGTGCAGCCGCTCGACGTCGGAGGCGAGCAGGTCCTTGAACACGTCGACCCGGCCGTGCGCTTCGAGGTCACCGGAGTGGTGATAGGTGCCGGCGTTGATCAGCTCTTCCGACAGCACCGGCTCGAGCTCGACCATCGCCATGTTGCACAGCCTGTCGAAGTCGCCGGTCTCGTCCAGCACATA from Bradyrhizobium lupini harbors:
- a CDS encoding SIS domain-containing protein, which produces MPSSKPLMTQSSGPIPDSVESALRTLETESGGINALAAALRGPLGASFAQAVDLIRNAKGRVIVTGLGKSGHMGRKIAATLASTGTPAFFVHTAEAAHGDLGMITTDDVIMALSWSGEQPEMKTLVNYSARFAIPMIAVTSNAASSLGQAADVVIELPKAREACPHNLAPTTSTLMQAAIGDALAIALLEGRGFTALEFAHFHPGGKLGAMLKFVRDYMRTGAEIPVKPLGTKMSDAVMEMSAKGLGCVCIVNEANEALGIITDGDLRRHMRPDLLTASVDDIMTRQPKTVPPSMLATEMIEVLNTRKITTLVVTEADKVVGIVHLHDLLRAGVA
- a CDS encoding outer membrane beta-barrel protein — protein: MGSSPGTSRSKRAHFLRAALPCFALTVLGSAPVAAQSLTPDLFSPNRGGFASPDTLPTRRTAGVPQAPSDALPALPDPNSDFRKRQQAPARPWQNPTNQNATSQVPTYGLPAANGASSSGYDSLNRKRQQPKFYPGQPKPKRPAGPGSRAPTTTPPPSTLGSPKIAPPPSASANKAPVPAAMAGTVPGQPLRRRLKADDDAFGAVGDYAGSFLIKGGLELSTGYDTNPARLNKPVGSPAYVVAPDLLVASDWERHALVADLRGSFSGYTNNMPATIDGFASPSPVEVDRPDFNGHVDGRLDVNRDLKLTTQLRLRLATDNPGSPNVQAGLQKYPVYAAYGTTVGFDQSFNRFQVAAGATVDRTAYTNSKLTDGATFSNDDRDFNQYGGVGRFSYDLKPGLKPFVEIQGDTRVHDRAADRNGYFRDSDGGYAKVGTSFEFSRILTGEVSVGYSARNYVDPRLSQLAGFLTSGSLIWNASGLTTVKFATDTQIAETTVPGSSGVLVHTYAAEVDHDFRRWLTAVGKFTYGTYDYQGQNRNDKTYSFESNLIYKLNRNIWIKGTLRHDILDSNQPGSSSQATVVMVGVRLQN
- a CDS encoding glutamate synthase subunit beta gives rise to the protein MGKITGFLEIERHDRKYTPVAERVKHFHEFVVPLSEKETRDQAARCMNCGIPYCHGTGSVSPGTPGCPVNNQIPDWNDLVYQGNWEEASRNLHSTNNFPEFTGRICPAPCEASCTLNIDDNPVTIKTIECAIVDRAWDNGWLKPEIAAHKTGKKVAVIGSGPAGMACAQQLARAGHDVHLFEKFAKAGGLLRYGIPDFKMEKGIIDRRVAQMEGEGVTFHYNSHVGADGNVDPREMLNEYDAVALTGGAEAPRDLPIPGRDLAGIHYAMDFLPQQNRRVSEEPLGGVQEILAGGKHVVVIGGGDTGSDCIGTSLRQGALSVTQLEIMPAPPEHENKGLTWPNWPLKMRTSSSQAEGAIREFAVLTQKFSGENGKVKKLHCVRVDDKFKPIAGTEFELDADLVLLAMGFVHPVHEGLLKMLSVELDPRGNVKANTLDYQTSRPNVFTAGDMRRGQSLVVWAIREGRLCARSIDTFLMGKTDLPR